One Leptolyngbya ohadii IS1 genomic window carries:
- a CDS encoding AAA family ATPase, which translates to MAAEVIANDLQLHLYRIDLSAVVSKYIGETEKNLRRLFDAAEAGGAILLFDEADALFGKRSEVKDSHDRYANIEINYLLQRMESYRGLAISIG; encoded by the coding sequence ATGGCAGCCGAAGTGATTGCCAATGATTTGCAGCTGCACCTTTACCGGATCGATCTGTCGGCGGTTGTCAGCAAATATATCGGTGAAACCGAGAAGAATCTGCGGCGATTATTTGATGCAGCGGAGGCAGGTGGCGCAATTTTGCTGTTTGACGAAGCCGATGCGCTGTTTGGCAAACGCAGCGAAGTTAAAGATTCCCACGATCGCTATGCCAATATTGAAATCAACTATCTGCTACAGCGGATGGAGTCCTATCGCGGTCTGGCAATTTCGATCGGATAG